A genomic stretch from Bacteroidia bacterium includes:
- a CDS encoding WbqC family protein: protein MNKIAILQSNYIPWKGYFDLINMVDEFIIYDDVQYTKNDWRNRNKLKTSQGMQWVTIPVRQDGLEQKIKDTKVSSKNWNIKHWRTISQSYSKSKFFSDYKDIFEELYLGCNEEYLSEINYKFISAINTILGIQTKIRWSSEFELVEGQTEKLLGICKQAGATNYLSGPAAKGYFDEELARQEGIQVEWMHYSGYPEYDQLHPPFEHGVSVLDLIFNKGSNARNFLKSFK from the coding sequence ATGAATAAAATAGCTATTTTACAATCTAACTATATTCCATGGAAAGGCTATTTCGATCTTATAAATATGGTTGATGAATTTATTATTTACGATGATGTTCAATATACCAAGAATGATTGGCGTAATCGAAATAAGTTAAAGACATCGCAAGGCATGCAATGGGTTACAATTCCTGTACGACAAGATGGTTTAGAACAAAAAATAAAAGATACGAAAGTATCAAGTAAGAATTGGAATATAAAACACTGGCGCACAATTTCTCAGAGCTATTCTAAAAGCAAATTTTTCTCTGACTACAAAGATATCTTCGAAGAGCTTTACTTAGGCTGTAACGAAGAGTATCTAAGCGAAATTAATTATAAATTCATTTCAGCTATCAATACTATTTTAGGCATTCAAACTAAAATCCGCTGGTCGAGTGAGTTTGAACTGGTAGAAGGCCAAACTGAAAAGCTATTAGGCATTTGCAAGCAAGCCGGTGCAACAAACTACCTAAGTGGCCCAGCAGCCAAAGGCTATTTTGATGAGGAGCTAGCTAGGCAGGAAGGTATTCAAGTCGAATGGATGCACTACAGCGGCTACCCTGAATATGATCAGCTCCACCCACCCTTCGAGCATGGAGTTAGCGTACTAGACCTAATCTTCAACAAAGGCTCAAATGCCAGAAACTTTTTGAAGAGCTTTAAATAA